A single genomic interval of Verrucomicrobiota bacterium harbors:
- a CDS encoding DUF4760 domain-containing protein yields MKYATKSLPKASYLVILQVAFIAVFISVASAVICAGILIYYSQVELELKEVLQPSVGIFAIAACVLSISYVGYELASISDALTFIGSALAAGTLEKTIVASTLEEKNNRALSYISRWSAGNLPKSRPTQILTAAFNRLEGKEEYVKKELEDDETRWAVVEVLSFLEEMALVVNRGFVDEGIIRGYYEGIVEDYLTVFLSWIERRRVDHRNPNLYLELTNLYRGWSNGLKK; encoded by the coding sequence ATGAAATATGCAACGAAGTCGCTTCCAAAAGCGTCATATCTTGTCATATTACAAGTGGCATTTATTGCGGTTTTTATAAGTGTTGCTTCTGCTGTTATATGTGCAGGAATTTTAATCTACTACTCACAAGTTGAGCTAGAGCTAAAAGAGGTCTTGCAACCTTCTGTAGGAATATTTGCTATCGCTGCATGTGTTCTTAGCATTTCCTATGTTGGTTATGAACTAGCATCTATTAGTGATGCACTAACATTTATCGGTAGTGCACTAGCAGCTGGTACTTTGGAGAAAACAATCGTTGCTAGTACTTTGGAGGAAAAGAATAATAGAGCGCTCTCTTATATCTCGAGATGGAGTGCTGGTAATCTTCCGAAGAGTCGACCAACTCAGATTTTAACCGCTGCCTTTAACAGATTGGAAGGAAAAGAGGAGTATGTCAAAAAAGAGTTGGAAGATGATGAGACTCGGTGGGCTGTTGTTGAAGTTTTAAGCTTTCTTGAAGAGATGGCATTAGTTGTGAATCGGGGTTTTGTAGATGAGGGAATTATCCGTGGTTATTATGAAGGCATTGTTGAGGATTATTTAACGGTTTTCTTGTCATGGATTGAAAGAAGACGTGTTGATCATAGAAATCCAAATTTATATTTAGAACTAACCAATCTCTATAGAGGTTGGTCGAATGGTTTAAAGAAATAG
- a CDS encoding histidine triad nucleotide-binding protein encodes MSEDTIFGKIIRKEIPADIVHEDELCLAFRDINAQAPTHILVIPKKAIPKLSSVAEEDKELLGHMLLTVNSIAQKEGLENGYRVVINTDQDGGQTVFHLHMHLLGGRSLSWPPG; translated from the coding sequence ATGAGTGAAGATACGATTTTTGGCAAAATTATCCGCAAAGAAATTCCTGCAGACATCGTGCATGAAGATGAGCTGTGCCTAGCATTTCGAGACATCAATGCCCAGGCACCCACCCACATCCTGGTCATACCTAAAAAAGCAATTCCTAAACTCAGCTCCGTTGCTGAGGAAGATAAGGAACTGCTCGGACATATGTTACTGACTGTAAACTCAATTGCTCAAAAAGAAGGGCTGGAGAATGGCTACCGAGTCGTGATTAATACCGACCAAGATGGCGGACAAACCGTCTTTCATCTCCATATGCACCTATTGGGAGGCCGTTCACTAAGCTGGCCACCTGGTTAA
- a CDS encoding photosystem II q(b) protein, whose protein sequence is MTSTLQSRDRAGMWDQFCNWITSTDNRIYVGWFGVLMIPTLLAATACFVIAFIAAPPVDIDGIREPVAGSLLLGNNIISGAVIPSSNAIGLHFYPIWEAASLDEWLYYGGPYQLIIFHFLIG, encoded by the coding sequence ATGACTTCTACTTTGCAATCCCGTGACCGGGCTGGCATGTGGGATCAGTTTTGTAATTGGATCACCAGCACCGACAACCGCATTTATGTAGGTTGGTTTGGTGTTCTGATGATTCCTACATTGCTGGCTGCTACTGCTTGCTTTGTCATCGCATTCATCGCTGCTCCTCCCGTTGATATTGACGGTATTCGTGAGCCCGTTGCTGGTTCGTTGCTGCTGGGCAACAACATCATCTCCGGTGCAGTAATTCCTTCCTCTAACGCTATCGGTCTGCACTTCTATCCCATCTGGGAAGCTGCTTCTCTAGATGAGTGGTTGTACTACGGTGGCCCTTACCAGTTGATCATCTTCCACTTCCTCATTGGCT
- a CDS encoding ATP-binding protein, producing MDLWDVKGQAQGRRALEIAAAGGQNLIFVGPPGSGKIMPARKLSTDKGYAMLCSDQLTG from the coding sequence GTGGATTTATGGGATGTCAAAGGTCAGGCTCAGGGACGACGGGCACTAGAAATTGCAGCTGCCGGCGGGCAAAATCTCATTTTTGTAGGGCCGCCAGGCAGCGGTAAAATCATGCCGGCTCGCAAGCTATCGACGGATAAAGGCTATGCAATGCTCTGCTCAGATCAACTGACCGGGTAG